A stretch of Triticum aestivum cultivar Chinese Spring chromosome 1D, IWGSC CS RefSeq v2.1, whole genome shotgun sequence DNA encodes these proteins:
- the LOC123172097 gene encoding peroxidase 1, whose amino-acid sequence MASRAATMVALLLAAVAATCARAQLHDKFYSESCPSVEDVVRKEMVRALSLAPSLAGPLLRMHFHDCFVRGCDGSVLLDSANKTAEKDAQPNQTLRGFGFVERVKAAVEKACPDTVSCADILALIARDGVWLSKGPFWTVPLGRRDGSVSISNETDALPPPTSNFTVLTQLFAAVNLDAKDLVVLSAGHTIGTSHCFSFSDRLYNFTGMENPSDIDPTLEPQYMMRLKSKCASLNDNTTLVEMDPGSFKTFDTDYFKLVSKRRGLFHSDGALLTDPFTRAYVQRHATGTFKDEFFADFAASMIKMGNANPLTGSQGKIRKKCSVVNH is encoded by the exons ATGGCGTCCAGGGCTGCGACGATGGTGGCGCTGCTGCTCGCGGCGGTGGCGGCCACGTGCGCGCGGGCGCAGCTGCACGACAAGTTCTACAGCGAGTCGTGCCCCAGCGTGGAGGACGTCGTGAGGAAGGAGATGGTGAGGGCGCTGTCACTGGCGCCCAGCCTCGCCGGGCCGCTCCTCCGGATgcacttccacgactgcttcgtcagG GGGTGCGACGGCTCGGTTCTGCTGGACTCGGCCAACAAGACGGCGGAGAAGGACGCGCAGCCGAACCAGACGCTGCGAGGCTTCGGCTTTGTCGAGAGggtgaaggccgcggtggagaAGGCCTGCCCCGACACCGTCTCCTGCGCTGACATCCTCGCCCTCATTGCCAGGGACGGAGTATGGCTG AGCAAGGGTCCATTCTGGACAGTTCCTCTCGGCCGGCGAGACGGCAGCGTGTCCATTTCCAACGAGACCGACGCTCTGCCACCCCCGACCTCCAACTTCACCGTGCTCACCCAGCTCTTCGCCGCCGTGAACCTCGACGCAAAGGACCTTGTCGTCTTGTCCGCCGGGCACACCATCGGGAcgtcgcactgcttctccttctCCGACCGGCTCTACAACTTCACCGGCATGGAGAACCCCAGCGACATCGACCCCACACTGGAGCCGCAGTACATGATGCGGCTAAAGAGCAAGTGTGCCAGCCTCAACGACAACACCACCCTCGTGGAGATGGACCCCGGCAGCTTCAAGACCTTCGACACTGACTACTTCAAGCTGGTGAGCAAGCGGCGGGGCCTCTTCCACTCCGACGGCGCCCTCCTCACCGACCCGTTCACCCGCGCCTACGTCCAGCGCCATGCCACCGGGACCTTCAAGGACGAGTTCTTCGCCGACTTCGCCGCCTCCATGATCAAGATGGGCAACGCCAACCCGCTCACCGGAAGCCAGGGTAAGATCAGGAAGAAGTGCAGCGTGGTCAACCATTAA
- the LOC123172089 gene encoding peroxidase 1-like, giving the protein MASRAPTMVALLLAAVAATCARAQLHDKFYSESCPSVEEVVRKEMVRALSLAPSLAGPLLRMHFHDCFVRGCDGSVLLDSANKTAEKDAQPNQTLRGFGFVERVKAAVEKACPDTVSCADILALIARDAVWLSKGPFWTVPLGRRDGSVSISNETDALPPPTSNFTVLTQLFAAVNLDTKDLVVLSAGHTIGTSHCFSFSDRLYNFTGMENPSDIDPSLEPQYMMRLKSKCASLNDNTTLVEMDPGSFKTFDTDYFKLVSKRRGLFHSDGALLTDPFTRAYVQRHATGAFKDEFFADFAASMIKMGNANPLTGSQGEIRKKCSVVNH; this is encoded by the exons ATGGCGTCCAGGGCTCCGACGATGGTGGCGCTGCTgctcgcggcggtggcggcgacgtgCGCGCGGGCGCAGCTGCACGACAAGTTCTACAGCGAGTCGTGCCCCAGCGTGGAGGAAGTCGTGAGGAAGGAGATGGTGAGGGCGCTGTCACTGGCGCCCAGCCTCGCCGGGCCGCTCCTCCGGATgcacttccacgactgcttcgtcagG GGGTGCGACGGCTCGGTTCTGCTGGACTCGGCCAACAAGACGGCGGAGAAGGACGCGCAGCCGAACCAGACGCTGCGAGGCTTCGGCTTTGTCGAGAGggtgaaggccgcggtggagaaggcctgccccgacaccgtctcctgcgccgacatcctCGCCCTCATTGCCAGGGACGCAGTATGGCTG AGCAAGGGTCCATTCTGGACAGTTCCTCTCGGCCGGCGAGACGGCAGCGTGTCCATTTCCAACGAGACTGACGCTCTGCCACCCCCGACCTCCAACTTCACCGTGCTCACCCAGCTCTTCGCCGCCGTGAACCTCGACACAAAGGACCTTGTCGTCTTGTCCGCCGGGCACACCATCGGGACGTCGCACTGCTTTTCCTTCTCCGACCGGCTCTACAACTTCACCGGCATGGAGAACCCCAGCGACATCGACCCCTCGCTGGAGCCGCAGTACATGATGCGGCTAAAAAGCAAGTGTGCCAGCCTCAACGACAACACCACCCTCGTGGAGATGGACCCCGGCAGCTTCAAGACCTTCGACACCGACTACTTCAAGCTGGTGAGCAAGCGGAGGGGCCTCTTCCACTCTGACGGCGCCCTCCTCACCGACCCCTTCACCCGCGCCTACGTCCAGCGCCATGCCACCGGCGCCTTCAAGGACGAGTTCTTCGCAGACTTCGCCGCCTCCATGATCAAGATGGGCAACGCCAACCCGCTCACCGGAAGCCAGGGCGAGATCAGGAAGAAGTGCAGCGTGGTTAACCATTAA